A genomic region of Ignavibacteriota bacterium contains the following coding sequences:
- a CDS encoding AGE family epimerase/isomerase, translated as MDAVLNEKLNKYLVKTSEYLNENLIPFWVERAVEPKYGGFQTNYDRNGNRTDVTEKSFLSQCRCIFTISHAMRLGFSWSGGIESVKQGIDFLFKNFYDQENGGFYWIVEEDGSPKDVNKIIYGHSFLIYGLSEYALLTGDEFAKNEAIKAFDLLQEKVADKINKGYFEHFDRYFKLKSSRGDISVHKSLDVHMHLMEAFTVLYELTKDQKHKEALEDVIQLIFDKMVHPETGTGISMFTQDWKPIANVELDTVWGRDRFDENGKSTDITSYGHNIELTWLYLLSQDILGIPREKSLNRVMPIYEHTYNNGIDWKYGGIYVEGKRVGNVTEATKEFWQQAEAMVGFLDAYLLTKDEKYLDAFFNVHDFVFTKMINWEKGEWFALLAENGDLIWDYMGTSWKVFYHTVRGTCQVVKKLEKCIKK; from the coding sequence ATGGATGCAGTTCTAAACGAAAAATTAAATAAGTACTTAGTAAAAACTTCTGAATATCTAAATGAAAATTTAATTCCTTTCTGGGTAGAAAGAGCCGTTGAACCAAAGTACGGCGGGTTTCAGACTAACTATGACAGAAATGGAAATAGAACTGATGTAACCGAAAAATCATTTCTTTCACAATGCAGGTGTATATTTACAATATCGCACGCAATGCGTTTAGGTTTCTCTTGGTCGGGGGGAATTGAATCTGTAAAACAAGGAATTGATTTTTTATTCAAAAATTTTTATGATCAAGAAAACGGCGGCTTTTATTGGATAGTTGAGGAAGATGGTTCTCCAAAAGACGTTAATAAAATTATTTACGGACATTCGTTTTTAATTTACGGACTTTCTGAATACGCGCTTTTAACCGGAGATGAATTTGCAAAAAATGAAGCAATTAAAGCTTTTGACTTATTACAGGAAAAAGTTGCAGATAAAATTAACAAAGGATATTTTGAACATTTTGACCGCTACTTCAAATTAAAAAGTTCAAGAGGTGATATTAGTGTACATAAATCGTTAGATGTTCATATGCATTTGATGGAAGCTTTTACAGTTTTATATGAATTGACAAAAGATCAAAAACATAAAGAAGCATTAGAAGACGTAATACAATTGATTTTTGATAAAATGGTTCATCCGGAGACCGGCACCGGAATTTCAATGTTCACACAGGATTGGAAACCAATTGCAAATGTTGAGCTTGATACAGTTTGGGGCAGAGACAGGTTTGATGAAAATGGAAAATCAACTGACATTACATCCTATGGTCATAATATTGAACTTACTTGGCTTTATCTATTATCTCAAGATATTTTAGGCATTCCGAGAGAGAAAAGTTTAAATAGGGTTATGCCAATTTATGAACATACTTATAATAATGGAATTGACTGGAAATATGGAGGCATTTACGTAGAAGGAAAAAGAGTAGGAAATGTAACTGAAGCGACAAAAGAATTTTGGCAGCAAGCTGAGGCTATGGTTGGATTTTTGGATGCGTATTTACTTACAAAAGATGAAAAATATTTGGATGCTTTTTTTAATGTTCATGATTTTGTATTTACCAAAATGATCAATTGGGAAAAAGGCGAATGGTTTGCGCTGCTTGCTGAAAATGGAGATTTAATTTGGGATTATATGGGCACAAGTTGGAAAGTATTTTATCATACGGTTAGAGGAACTTGTCAAGTGGTAAAAAAATTGGAAAAATGTATTAAAAAATAA
- a CDS encoding DUF1080 domain-containing protein: MKKFLLLSTLFIMSCSSNCVKDCDAGWVSLFNGKDLTGFFVKGKATWEVKDGILIGDGGMGHIYTDAAATDFEVKGTFKISDNGNSGLYFRANTPVDNPDSWPAGYEAQIDNHQDAHTGWIWKPGKPSAKAKKLITKDNEWFTMKVRMVGTQAQVWVNDELMTEYTDTDYTSGHFAIQGHNPGQTIQIKELSYRDLGKK, encoded by the coding sequence ATGAAAAAGTTTCTTCTTTTATCTACATTATTTATTATGTCATGCAGTTCAAATTGCGTTAAAGATTGTGATGCCGGCTGGGTTTCACTTTTTAACGGCAAAGACTTAACCGGTTTTTTTGTTAAAGGTAAAGCTACTTGGGAAGTTAAAGACGGTATCCTTATTGGCGACGGCGGAATGGGTCATATTTATACAGACGCGGCAGCGACCGATTTTGAAGTAAAAGGTACATTTAAAATTAGCGATAACGGAAACAGCGGTTTATATTTTAGAGCAAATACCCCGGTTGATAATCCTGATAGCTGGCCTGCCGGTTATGAAGCTCAAATAGATAATCACCAAGACGCGCATACCGGTTGGATTTGGAAACCCGGAAAACCATCAGCAAAGGCTAAAAAATTAATTACAAAAGATAACGAATGGTTTACCATGAAAGTTAGAATGGTTGGTACACAAGCTCAAGTTTGGGTTAACGATGAATTAATGACAGAATATACGGATACTGATTATACATCCGGTCATTTTGCAATTCAAGGACATAATCCCGGACAAACAATACAGATAAAAGAATTATCATACAGAGATTTAGGTAAAAAATAA
- a CDS encoding MFS transporter gives MDTQNINTKKLFLMSCVALIVTAISFALRARLEPIFMTDYGLSATDIGFAFGPAFYGFTISMILFGSFVDSWGMKKVLTMAFILHAIGITGTIFSTGMWSLFFSTAAIGVGNGAIEAACNPLVASLYPQNKATMLNRFHVWFPGGIVIGSLIAYFMLDVSNMDWRLYVAVLYIPLVIYGIMFLKENFPQTERVTSGVTTAEMWKSLSKPIFIFMSFCMLLTAVTELATQQRISTLLADANAIPMLVLALTTGLMALGRAFAGPVVHKLSTSGMLLFSAVMAFIGLQLLSHSSGAMVYFSAAIFAAGVCFFWPTMLGFVAEEIPQSGALGLSVIGGLGMFSVSIVLPIMGVFMDTGTQGSETLRYMSVLPAILIVLFGMLYFKYGKKKKAEVHA, from the coding sequence ATGGATACACAAAATATAAACACAAAAAAATTGTTTCTCATGAGTTGTGTCGCGCTTATTGTTACTGCAATAAGTTTTGCTTTGAGAGCCAGACTTGAACCCATTTTCATGACAGACTATGGTCTATCGGCAACAGATATCGGCTTTGCGTTTGGTCCGGCATTTTATGGCTTTACAATTTCCATGATTCTTTTTGGTTCATTTGTTGACTCCTGGGGAATGAAAAAAGTACTGACAATGGCATTTATATTACACGCAATTGGAATAACCGGAACAATATTTTCCACAGGAATGTGGAGTTTATTTTTCTCAACAGCCGCAATCGGTGTTGGTAACGGCGCGATCGAAGCTGCTTGTAATCCGCTCGTTGCTTCCTTGTACCCGCAAAATAAAGCTACAATGTTAAACAGATTTCATGTTTGGTTCCCAGGCGGAATTGTTATCGGAAGTTTGATCGCATATTTTATGCTGGATGTTTCAAATATGGATTGGAGACTATACGTTGCCGTATTATATATTCCATTGGTAATTTACGGCATAATGTTTTTAAAAGAAAATTTTCCGCAAACAGAAAGAGTTACATCCGGAGTTACAACCGCGGAAATGTGGAAATCTTTGTCAAAACCGATTTTCATATTTATGTCATTTTGCATGCTGCTTACTGCGGTAACAGAATTGGCAACTCAGCAAAGAATAAGTACGCTATTAGCTGACGCAAACGCGATACCAATGCTTGTGCTTGCTTTAACTACAGGTTTAATGGCTCTTGGCAGAGCGTTTGCTGGACCTGTTGTTCACAAACTCAGCACTTCAGGTATGCTTTTATTTTCAGCTGTTATGGCATTTATAGGTTTGCAGTTATTAAGCCATTCATCGGGCGCGATGGTTTATTTTTCAGCGGCAATTTTCGCTGCGGGAGTTTGTTTCTTTTGGCCTACCATGCTTGGATTTGTCGCCGAAGAAATTCCTCAAAGCGGTGCATTAGGTTTATCGGTAATTGGCGGATTAGGAATGTTTTCTGTTTCTATTGTACTTCCGATAATGGGTGTTTTTATGGATACGGGAACACAAGGATCTGAAACATTGAGATATATGTCCGTTCTGCCTGCAATTTTAATTGTATTATTCGGAATGCTATATTTCAAATATGGAAAAAAGAAAAAAGCTGAAGTACACGCGTAA
- a CDS encoding PorV/PorQ family protein: MKTQKLLLLFLIFCLAVNVNAQVDSKDLGYNTDANKRGSSAAAMLGIGIGARAEAIGGAFVAIADDPSALYWNPAGITQLSSISVQVTKTDWFVDTDLSSLGFVVPLQSLGGALGFHLAMLNYGENPVRTVFRPEGNGETYSASDFVAGLYYAMNITDRVSASVGAKYFRQSIWHVSGSAIGFDMAILFQTPIEGLKLGGTISNLGAEFGLSGRDLTGIIDVDGRKTIYLNNDNVPINLATETYALPLLFRFGIAYQYNLNESNAITIASNLNHPSNNVETVDLGMEAKVLNAFYLRAGYQSLFAESAQNGLTLGAGLNYKILDMATIIVDYSWSDWGVLSSVNRFSIGISAY; encoded by the coding sequence ATGAAAACACAAAAATTACTATTATTATTTCTCATTTTTTGCTTAGCGGTAAATGTTAATGCACAAGTTGATTCTAAAGATTTGGGCTACAATACAGATGCAAATAAACGCGGTTCAAGCGCTGCGGCAATGTTGGGAATTGGAATAGGTGCAAGAGCGGAAGCAATTGGTGGTGCCTTTGTTGCAATTGCGGATGATCCCTCGGCACTGTATTGGAATCCTGCTGGGATTACTCAGCTTTCATCTATCTCCGTACAGGTTACAAAAACGGATTGGTTCGTAGACACTGATTTAAGTTCTTTAGGTTTTGTAGTTCCGCTGCAGTCTTTAGGCGGAGCGTTAGGCTTTCACTTAGCAATGTTGAATTATGGTGAAAATCCTGTTAGAACTGTTTTTCGTCCGGAAGGTAACGGTGAAACATATTCTGCGTCTGATTTTGTCGCCGGTTTGTATTATGCAATGAATATAACGGACAGAGTTTCTGCAAGCGTTGGAGCTAAATATTTTAGACAAAGTATTTGGCATGTAAGCGGATCGGCAATTGGTTTTGATATGGCTATTTTATTTCAAACGCCAATTGAAGGATTAAAGTTAGGCGGAACAATTAGTAATTTGGGTGCTGAATTCGGATTATCCGGCAGAGATTTAACAGGCATTATTGATGTTGACGGTAGAAAAACAATTTATCTAAATAATGATAATGTGCCAATAAATCTTGCGACAGAAACTTATGCGCTTCCATTATTATTCAGATTTGGAATTGCGTATCAATATAATCTAAATGAAAGTAATGCCATAACCATTGCAAGTAATCTTAACCACCCGAGCAATAATGTTGAAACTGTTGATTTGGGAATGGAAGCCAAAGTATTAAACGCATTTTACTTACGCGCCGGATACCAATCGTTATTCGCAGAAAGCGCCCAAAACGGTTTAACTTTAGGCGCCGGATTAAATTATAAAATTCTTGATATGGCAACTATAATTGTAGACTATTCTTGGTCTGATTGGGGCGTATTAAGTTCGGTAAATAGATTTTCAATTGGAATTAGTGCATATTAA
- a CDS encoding T9SS type A sorting domain-containing protein, producing the protein MKKITVVLLLTFSAFLNAQNTISIDGNFDDWQNIPIAVSDTSNNVHDTDGYSEGGVPSQFINYSDVDLLEVKFTNDDKALYGYMKSAGKIGKTSSTNDGHTKAGRYYFIFTIDVDDNEITGYPLREGGYYPDSKGFDMNMEVEFYNGTFNTGHYLNHEYISEQDYNANWENDLSQGIVRLAPGTYEWYSQWVMFEDSSYVVVEDKGPVYQGIIKIAVSEDGHEAEICAPFWGFLKTPEGKNIIDVGQNIIVSASLEASGELSEEAIKLGYVPGSKSVWGSNTAEPFKYFVKSNTVGVKDEMVSSDYNLYQNYPNPFNPITKIEYVIPSIKKIEKLSIDMNEQASVQLIIYDALGNAVKTLVNQNQLPGKYKVEFDGSLLSSGVYFYQLKSDQFIQTKKMLLLK; encoded by the coding sequence ATGAAGAAAATTACTGTTGTTTTATTGCTTACTTTCAGCGCATTCTTAAATGCACAAAATACTATTAGCATTGACGGAAATTTTGACGATTGGCAAAATATACCAATTGCCGTTAGTGATACTTCAAATAATGTTCATGATACAGATGGATACTCGGAAGGCGGCGTTCCGTCACAGTTTATAAACTATTCGGACGTTGACTTATTAGAAGTAAAATTTACTAACGACGACAAAGCTTTATACGGTTACATGAAATCCGCAGGTAAAATTGGAAAAACATCTTCAACAAATGACGGACATACAAAAGCAGGAAGATATTATTTTATATTTACAATTGATGTAGATGATAACGAAATTACCGGTTATCCGCTGCGTGAAGGAGGATATTATCCGGATAGTAAAGGTTTTGATATGAATATGGAAGTAGAATTTTACAATGGTACATTTAATACAGGCCATTATCTTAATCATGAATATATTTCAGAACAAGACTATAACGCAAATTGGGAAAATGATTTGTCCCAAGGAATAGTCAGATTAGCTCCGGGAACTTACGAATGGTATTCGCAATGGGTAATGTTTGAAGATTCCAGTTATGTTGTCGTTGAAGACAAGGGTCCTGTGTACCAAGGAATTATTAAAATAGCAGTTTCTGAAGATGGACACGAGGCAGAAATTTGCGCTCCATTTTGGGGATTTCTAAAAACTCCGGAAGGAAAAAATATTATTGATGTTGGTCAGAACATAATTGTTTCTGCCTCTCTTGAAGCAAGCGGCGAATTATCTGAAGAGGCAATTAAATTGGGCTATGTTCCAGGGAGCAAATCTGTGTGGGGATCGAATACGGCAGAACCTTTTAAATATTTTGTAAAGTCTAACACCGTTGGTGTTAAGGATGAAATGGTATCTTCGGATTATAATCTTTATCAAAATTATCCTAATCCGTTTAATCCAATTACAAAAATTGAATATGTAATTCCTTCAATTAAGAAAATTGAAAAGTTAAGTATTGATATGAATGAGCAGGCATCCGTTCAATTAATTATTTATGATGCTTTAGGCAATGCAGTTAAAACTCTTGTTAATCAAAATCAGCTTCCCGGGAAATATAAAGTTGAGTTTGACGGAAGCTTGCTTTCAAGCGGAGTTTACTTTTACCAATTAAAAAGTGATCAGTTCATTCAAACAAAAAAGATGTTATTATTAAAATAA
- a CDS encoding exo-alpha-sialidase yields MKIKNKIQKKIFFVIGILTAFSCSNNIESYNSAIIKSEFIYEISDAQTPQCHASTIAVSGKNIVASWFGGTHEKNPDVGIWVAIKENDNWSKPVEVVNGVQKDGSRFPCWNPVLFQPKNGPLFLFYKVGPSPREWWGLYLTSTDNGKHWSEPVLLPKEIYGPIKNKPVQLENGLILSPTSTEHDGWKIQIEKSSDLGKTWSTSGDLNDGKEFGAIQPTILIHQNNKIQLLCRTENEVISQVWSNDNGKTWDKMRSLNLPNPNSGIDAVTLKDGRHLLVYNPTTKNWGDRVPLSIAISNDGITWNKILDLEKVSDAKNTDKEEYSYPSVIQANDGKVHIVYTWNRKTVKYVLLDPEKI; encoded by the coding sequence ATGAAAATAAAAAATAAAATACAAAAAAAGATTTTCTTTGTTATTGGAATTTTAACCGCGTTTTCATGTTCAAATAATATTGAAAGTTATAATTCCGCAATCATCAAATCAGAATTTATTTATGAAATATCTGATGCGCAAACTCCGCAATGCCATGCCTCAACAATTGCCGTAAGCGGAAAAAACATTGTCGCGTCTTGGTTTGGCGGAACACATGAAAAAAATCCCGATGTTGGAATATGGGTAGCAATAAAGGAAAATGACAATTGGTCAAAACCTGTTGAAGTTGTAAACGGAGTTCAAAAAGACGGAAGCAGATTTCCTTGTTGGAATCCGGTTTTATTTCAACCAAAAAATGGACCTTTATTTTTATTTTACAAAGTTGGTCCAAGTCCCAGAGAATGGTGGGGACTTTATTTAACATCAACCGATAATGGAAAACATTGGTCCGAACCTGTTTTACTCCCAAAAGAAATTTACGGTCCAATTAAAAACAAGCCTGTGCAATTGGAAAATGGTTTGATTCTTTCACCCACAAGCACGGAACATGATGGCTGGAAAATTCAAATTGAAAAAAGTTCAGACTTGGGCAAAACTTGGAGCACTTCGGGCGATCTAAACGACGGAAAAGAATTTGGCGCAATTCAACCAACGATTTTAATTCATCAAAATAATAAAATACAATTATTATGTAGAACTGAAAATGAAGTAATTTCACAAGTTTGGTCGAATGATAATGGCAAAACATGGGATAAAATGAGATCGTTAAATTTACCCAATCCTAATTCCGGTATTGACGCTGTTACTTTAAAGGACGGTCGTCATTTATTGGTTTATAATCCAACTACAAAAAATTGGGGAGACAGAGTTCCATTATCAATTGCCATTTCCAATGACGGAATTACATGGAATAAAATTTTAGATTTGGAAAAAGTTTCGGATGCAAAAAATACAGATAAAGAAGAATATTCATATCCTTCGGTAATTCAGGCAAACGACGGTAAAGTTCATATAGTTTATACATGGAACAGAAAAACGGTTAAATATGTTTTATTAGACCCGGAAAAAATTTAA
- a CDS encoding Gfo/Idh/MocA family oxidoreductase has protein sequence MGENNSNGISRRQFIGNVTLATTAFSIIPRHVLGGKGYVAPSDKLNIGVIGVGGKGQSDMWTVAATENIVALCDVDDRKVQDTFKKTREKEDKKDLADKLEKLPRYKDFREMLDKQKDIDAVTVSTPDHTHAVAAAYAMRRGKHVFVQKPLTYSVKEARILNQIAKETGVVTQMGNQGHSQEGIRLIAEWLADDAIGAVNKVDCWTNRPVWETGMERPTEIPSVPRDVDWNLWIGPAEFRPYHPLYMPWSWRAWCEFGTGALGDMGAHIFDIPYETLKLGYPTVIEASSSKFNGESWPVAEVFHYHFPERGNLPAVELGWYDGGIMPPRPEELEPGRRMGDEDGGVLFYGTKGKIMCGCYGSSPRLIPETRMQDYKQPPKTIPRSPGIHEEWIAAIKNNTQATSNFDYASRLVETMMLGNIAIRMAAKFDKLYWDGEKGEITNIPEANEFLIRKYAEGWEL, from the coding sequence ATGGGTGAAAATAATTCAAATGGTATAAGTAGAAGACAGTTTATTGGTAATGTAACTTTGGCAACTACCGCTTTTTCAATTATTCCTCGTCATGTACTTGGCGGAAAGGGATATGTTGCCCCGAGCGATAAACTTAATATTGGAGTTATCGGTGTCGGAGGAAAAGGACAATCCGATATGTGGACAGTTGCCGCTACAGAAAATATTGTAGCATTGTGCGATGTTGACGATAGAAAAGTTCAAGATACTTTTAAGAAAACAAGAGAAAAAGAAGATAAAAAAGACCTTGCCGATAAATTAGAAAAATTACCAAGGTATAAAGATTTTAGAGAAATGTTGGATAAACAAAAAGATATTGATGCTGTTACGGTAAGTACTCCTGATCACACTCATGCCGTTGCAGCCGCTTACGCAATGCGTAGAGGGAAACACGTTTTTGTTCAAAAACCATTGACTTATTCGGTTAAAGAAGCAAGAATCCTAAATCAAATCGCAAAAGAAACCGGCGTTGTTACGCAAATGGGAAACCAAGGACATTCTCAAGAAGGAATAAGACTTATTGCCGAATGGTTAGCCGATGACGCTATTGGAGCAGTAAATAAAGTTGATTGCTGGACGAACAGACCTGTTTGGGAAACCGGCATGGAACGCCCAACTGAAATTCCATCTGTCCCAAGAGATGTTGATTGGAATCTTTGGATTGGTCCAGCTGAATTTCGTCCTTATCATCCATTATATATGCCTTGGAGCTGGAGAGCTTGGTGTGAATTTGGTACCGGAGCATTGGGCGATATGGGCGCGCATATATTTGATATTCCTTATGAAACTTTAAAACTTGGGTATCCGACTGTAATTGAAGCAAGTTCTAGTAAATTTAACGGCGAATCATGGCCTGTAGCCGAAGTATTTCATTATCATTTTCCTGAAAGGGGAAATTTACCTGCAGTTGAATTAGGTTGGTATGATGGTGGAATTATGCCTCCAAGACCTGAAGAATTAGAACCGGGCAGAAGAATGGGTGATGAAGACGGCGGAGTTTTATTTTATGGAACAAAAGGTAAAATTATGTGCGGCTGCTATGGAAGCAGTCCTCGTTTAATTCCAGAAACAAGAATGCAAGATTACAAACAGCCTCCAAAGACTATTCCTCGTTCACCTGGTATCCATGAAGAATGGATTGCTGCTATTAAAAATAATACTCAAGCAACTTCCAATTTTGATTATGCGTCAAGACTAGTTGAAACAATGATGCTTGGTAATATTGCGATTAGAATGGCTGCAAAATTTGATAAACTATATTGGGATGGAGAAAAAGGGGAAATTACTAACATTCCTGAAGCAAATGAATTTTTAATCAGAAAATATGCCGAAGGATGGGAATTATAA
- a CDS encoding DUF1080 domain-containing protein — MKPQNHKKFLSYIQILALVFFISNLLFAQEEGNPKLTEVWDPVPPIITPGEKNCMPPSDAIVLFDGTNLDEWENVKGGEAKWLLGDGAMTAVKKTGSIKTKKVFGDCQLHIEWRTPEKVEGDGQGRGNSGIFLQDRYEVQVLDSYNNVTYSNGQAASIYKQHIPLVNVCKRPGEWQTYDIFYNAPIFKDNGDVEKPAYITVVQNGVLVQNHVEIKGTTVYIGQPKYEKHNAKEPISLQDHGNPTSYRNIWIREL; from the coding sequence ATGAAACCGCAAAATCACAAAAAGTTTTTAAGTTATATTCAGATTTTAGCATTAGTATTTTTTATATCAAATTTATTATTTGCTCAGGAAGAAGGAAATCCAAAATTAACTGAAGTTTGGGATCCGGTTCCTCCGATTATAACACCTGGTGAAAAAAACTGCATGCCGCCATCCGACGCAATTGTATTATTTGACGGAACAAATTTAGATGAATGGGAAAATGTAAAAGGTGGTGAAGCCAAGTGGCTTTTAGGCGATGGTGCAATGACAGCTGTAAAGAAAACCGGAAGCATAAAGACAAAAAAAGTTTTCGGCGATTGTCAATTACATATTGAATGGAGAACACCTGAAAAAGTTGAAGGAGACGGACAAGGAAGAGGAAACAGCGGAATATTTTTGCAGGACAGATATGAAGTACAGGTTTTGGATTCTTACAATAATGTTACTTATTCCAATGGTCAAGCCGCCAGCATTTATAAACAGCATATTCCTTTGGTAAATGTCTGTAAACGTCCCGGCGAATGGCAGACTTATGATATTTTTTACAACGCACCAATTTTTAAAGATAACGGCGATGTAGAAAAACCGGCTTACATAACTGTTGTACAAAATGGCGTTCTAGTACAAAATCATGTAGAGATAAAAGGAACAACTGTTTATATTGGTCAGCCAAAGTACGAAAAACACAATGCCAAAGAACCAATTTCACTGCAGGATCATGGAAATCCTACTAGTTACAGAAATATTTGGATTAGAGAATTATAA